Proteins found in one Hemibagrus wyckioides isolate EC202008001 linkage group LG23, SWU_Hwy_1.0, whole genome shotgun sequence genomic segment:
- the fbl gene encoding rRNA 2'-O-methyltransferase fibrillarin, whose amino-acid sequence MKPGFSPRGGGGGGRGGFGGRGRGGDRGGRGGFRGGRGGGGGGFRSPGGDGGFRGRGGGGRGTPRGRGGRGGGGFRGGKKVTVEPHRHEGVFICRGKEDALVTKNMVVGESVYGEKRISVEDGETKIEYRAWNPFRSKLAAAILGGIDQIHIKPGAKVMYLGAASGTTVSHVSDIVGPDGLVYAVEFSHRSGRDLLNVAKKRTNIIPIIEDARHPHKYRMLVGMVDVIFADVAQPDQTRIVALNAHNFLKNGGHFVISIKANCIDSTASPEAVFASEVKKMSAENMKPQEQLTLEPYERDHAVVVGVYRPPPKQKK is encoded by the exons ATGAAGCCTG GTTTCAGTCCccgtggaggtggtggtggaggtcgGGGTGGATTTGGAGGAAGAGGACGAGGTGGAGACCGAGGAGGAAGAGGCGGGTTTAGAGGAGGACGAGGTGGTGGAG GTGGAGGCTTTAGGTCTCCGGGGGGTGATGGAGGGTTCCGGGGCCgtggtggaggaggaagagggacCCCGAGAGGACGCGGgggcagaggaggaggagggttcAGAGGAGGAAAGAAAGTGACTGTGGAGCCACACAGACATGAGG gtgtgtttatCTGCCGTGGGAAGGAAGACGCTCTGGTGACCAAGAACATGGTGGTGGGAGAGTCTGTGTATGGGGAGAAGAGGATCAGTGTGGAG GATGGAGAGACCAAGATCGAGTACAGGGCCTGGAACCCGTTCCGCTCCAAACTGGCAGCTGCCATTCTGGGAGGAATCGATCAGATCCACATCAAACCCGGCGCCAAGGTCATGTACCTGGGAGCGGCGTCAGGAACCACCGTGTCTCATGTCTCCGATATCGTTGGCCCT gacggCTTGGTGTACGCAGTGGAGTTTTCTCACCGCTCCGGCCGAGATTTACTCAACGTGGCTAAAAAGAGAACCAACATCATTCCCATCATTGAAGACGCCAGACATCCGCACAAATACCGCATGCTAGTTG GGATGGTGGACGTCATCTTTGCCGACGTCGCTCAGCCAGATCAGACGCGTATCGTTGCTCTCAACGCTCACAACTTCCTCAAAAACGGTGGCCATTTCGTCATCTCCATCAAG GCAAACTGCATCGACTCGACGGCGTCGCCCGAGGCTGTGTTCGCCTCCGAGGTGAAGAAGATGAGTGCCGAGAACATGAAACCTCAGGAGCAGCTCACACTCGAGCCGTACGAGAGAGACCACGCCGTGGTCGTAGGGGTGTACAG GCCTCCGCCGAAACAGAAGAAATAA